A stretch of Treponema vincentii F0403 DNA encodes these proteins:
- a CDS encoding V-type ATP synthase subunit I, translated as MILPMKKITLLVLDSQKKAALKTLRNFGAVHVEKETASSDTLTELQTVYARLQQAESLITEAQPKKGAKQPEAAALNRHDLLEAADGILDLKDQESNTLAAINKLTGDIEAYSSWGDFNPEDIRGFEENGICLTMGELSEKSYAALPETVKTVRLVGGKKTVRFAIVSETADVPTDLPSDFAPLILPEMRLSAMKAEKERLQKRLPSFKARIGARTDLLAPLKAEKKKFEKEIEFETVHAGMAIIPLEDECGTENSAENTAASAVNVQAHSAAGTPCAQKEPRRLARLSGYILAEKQADFAGLAKANGWAFISDDPAEEDAVPTAMRHNRFVQLLTPLTDFLGTVPGYREPDISLWFLLFFGIFFAMIFGDGGYGGILVILSLIGIVKAKVKEQPAPLAMQMFLYLGILTVIWGTATCNWFGISVNYIPAWLKNLSVPAISNATEESIRNANLMQFCFTLGLIQLTIGHIISIVRNIRSPQILGHIGSIAMLGGMYIVVLSLVVSAERYQINQPVMIAIGGGFALNFIFSNYQTGIGQSILDSLKNIITMFLGVVNVFADIMSYIRLWAVGLAGSAISATVNQMAGPALGSFLIFLGVLLLFFGHGLNYIMNVLSVIVHGVRLNTLEFSNHVGLTWAGFKYEPFAE; from the coding sequence ATGATCTTACCAATGAAAAAAATTACGCTCCTTGTGCTGGATTCTCAAAAGAAGGCGGCATTAAAAACGCTGCGGAACTTTGGGGCGGTGCATGTTGAAAAGGAAACCGCCTCAAGCGATACCTTGACGGAGCTGCAAACCGTCTATGCGCGCCTGCAGCAAGCGGAATCCCTGATTACCGAAGCTCAGCCGAAGAAGGGCGCAAAGCAGCCCGAAGCGGCAGCGCTGAATAGACATGACCTATTGGAAGCGGCGGACGGGATACTCGATTTGAAAGATCAAGAATCGAATACGCTTGCCGCTATCAATAAGCTGACCGGAGACATCGAAGCCTACAGCTCTTGGGGAGATTTTAATCCCGAAGATATACGTGGATTTGAAGAAAACGGCATTTGTTTAACGATGGGCGAACTTTCGGAAAAATCCTACGCAGCCTTGCCCGAAACGGTTAAAACGGTGAGACTTGTAGGCGGCAAAAAAACGGTACGCTTTGCGATTGTTTCCGAAACTGCTGACGTGCCTACAGACCTGCCGTCCGATTTTGCTCCGCTTATTTTACCGGAGATGCGGCTTTCTGCAATGAAGGCTGAAAAAGAACGCTTACAAAAGCGGCTCCCTTCATTCAAGGCTCGGATTGGGGCGCGAACGGACTTGCTTGCACCGTTAAAAGCGGAGAAAAAGAAGTTTGAAAAGGAAATAGAGTTTGAAACAGTTCATGCCGGTATGGCGATTATCCCGCTTGAAGACGAATGCGGTACGGAGAACTCTGCCGAAAATACGGCAGCCTCGGCGGTAAACGTTCAGGCTCATTCTGCTGCGGGTACTCCCTGCGCTCAAAAAGAGCCGAGACGGCTTGCACGGCTTTCCGGGTACATACTTGCCGAAAAGCAGGCTGATTTTGCGGGGCTCGCAAAGGCAAACGGCTGGGCGTTTATCTCCGATGACCCGGCAGAAGAAGACGCCGTTCCGACGGCAATGCGGCACAACCGCTTTGTACAGCTGCTGACTCCGCTTACGGACTTCCTCGGCACCGTGCCGGGCTACCGCGAACCCGATATTTCACTCTGGTTCCTGCTCTTTTTCGGTATCTTCTTTGCAATGATCTTCGGAGACGGCGGTTACGGCGGTATTCTGGTAATCTTATCGCTTATCGGAATCGTCAAAGCAAAGGTAAAAGAGCAGCCTGCTCCGCTTGCGATGCAGATGTTTTTGTACCTCGGCATCCTGACGGTGATTTGGGGTACTGCAACCTGTAACTGGTTCGGTATCTCGGTGAACTATATTCCCGCTTGGCTGAAAAACCTGTCCGTACCGGCAATTTCCAATGCAACGGAGGAAAGTATCAGAAATGCCAACCTGATGCAGTTCTGTTTTACGCTCGGACTTATTCAGCTGACAATCGGGCATATCATCTCGATTGTGCGGAATATCCGATCGCCGCAGATACTGGGACACATCGGTTCCATTGCGATGCTGGGCGGTATGTATATCGTGGTACTCAGCCTTGTCGTCAGCGCCGAGCGGTATCAGATTAACCAACCGGTGATGATTGCGATCGGCGGCGGATTTGCGCTTAACTTTATATTTTCAAATTATCAAACCGGTATCGGACAGAGCATCCTCGACAGTCTTAAAAATATCATCACGATGTTCTTAGGCGTCGTAAACGTCTTTGCCGATATTATGAGTTATATCCGTCTTTGGGCAGTCGGGCTTGCGGGTTCCGCAATCAGCGCGACAGTCAACCAGATGGCGGGGCCGGCGCTCGGCAGCTTCCTCATCTTTTTAGGAGTGCTGCTCTTATTCTTCGGTCACGGTTTGAACTATATTATGAACGTACTTTCGGTTATCGTACATGGGGTGCGGCTTAATACGTTAGAGTTTTCAAACCATGTCGGTTTAACATGGGCGGGGTTCAAATACGAGCCCTTTGCGGAATAA
- a CDS encoding V-type ATP synthase subunit E gives MEVQLQDLVEKIKQDGIASAEQQAAGIIAEAEKKAKAIVADAEKEAETLLKKTEVESQRFTNASEAAVKQACRNALIAFREGVVDSLNALIKTETAAAYNSDVLKTLIPEAVNGWIKTNEADIAVILSPEDAKKLESSLLAAFKKEIEKGIEVKSDAQLAGGFRIGVKDGSAYYDFSAEAVADLFSAYISSRAAHLLKDAVKEL, from the coding sequence ATGGAAGTTCAGTTACAGGATCTTGTTGAAAAGATCAAGCAGGATGGTATTGCTTCTGCTGAACAGCAAGCTGCGGGTATCATTGCCGAAGCGGAGAAAAAGGCAAAAGCTATCGTTGCGGATGCGGAAAAAGAGGCTGAAACCTTGCTCAAAAAGACCGAGGTCGAATCCCAACGGTTTACGAACGCTTCGGAGGCTGCCGTTAAACAGGCTTGCCGCAATGCGCTCATCGCCTTTAGAGAGGGTGTTGTCGATTCGTTGAATGCCCTCATAAAAACGGAAACAGCGGCGGCGTATAACAGCGATGTGCTTAAAACGCTGATCCCCGAAGCGGTAAATGGCTGGATTAAAACAAACGAAGCCGATATTGCCGTTATTCTTTCCCCGGAAGATGCGAAAAAGCTCGAAAGTTCGCTGCTTGCCGCATTCAAGAAAGAGATTGAAAAAGGCATCGAGGTTAAATCCGATGCTCAGCTCGCAGGCGGCTTTAGAATCGGGGTCAAGGACGGTTCGGCATATTACGACTTTTCTGCAGAAGCGGTCGCCGACTTATTCTCCGCCTATATCAGCTCACGCGCGGCACACCTTCTCAAGGATGCGGTAAAGGAGTTATAA
- a CDS encoding V-type ATP synthase subunit A → MRGTKGKVVGINGNMVSVEFDGLVTLNEVGYVHIGDTKLKSEIIRIRGSVAQMQVFEITKGIRVGDEVEFTGDLLSVELGPGLLGRVYDGLQNPLPDLAEKAGYFLERGIYLNALPTEAQWDFTPVAQVGDTLVRGDVLGTVPEGNFTHRIMLPFGMYSTYILSSIKPAGQYTVHETIAEVTDERGKKYPLTMSFRWPVKRAIDCYTERLKPSETLVTKIRTVDTFFPVAKGGTYCIPGPFGAGKTVLQHATSRNAEVDIVIIAACGERAGEVVETLKEFPELTDPRTGRTLMERTVIICNTSSMPVAAREASVYTGVTLAEYYRQMGLDVLLLADSTSRWAQALREMSGRLEEIPGEEAFPAYLESYIAAFYERAGIVRLKDGSKGSVTIGGTVSPAGGNFEEPVTQATLKVVGAFHGLSRERSDARKYPAIHPLDSWSKYPSVLGTAQVEYGRGMLRRGTEVEQMMKVVGEEGTSMEDFIVYLKGDFLDAVYLQQNSFDKVDDAVSVERQRYIYKLILRILGSQFSFNTKDEARAYFNKLRQSFIDYNYSPWESPEFKKHEAAITGALSDKATGLDEKAAKLIKEAEAHHEESVQ, encoded by the coding sequence ATGAGAGGAACGAAAGGAAAGGTAGTCGGTATTAACGGGAATATGGTCAGCGTTGAGTTTGACGGTCTGGTTACGTTAAACGAAGTTGGCTACGTCCATATCGGCGACACCAAATTGAAGAGCGAGATCATCCGTATACGCGGCTCCGTTGCTCAGATGCAGGTATTCGAAATTACTAAGGGTATCCGCGTCGGTGATGAAGTTGAGTTTACCGGAGATCTCTTGTCGGTTGAACTCGGGCCGGGGCTGCTCGGCAGAGTGTATGACGGTTTGCAGAACCCGCTCCCCGACCTTGCAGAAAAGGCGGGGTACTTTTTGGAGCGCGGTATCTATTTGAATGCGCTTCCTACCGAAGCACAGTGGGATTTTACACCGGTTGCACAGGTTGGCGATACGCTCGTGCGCGGCGATGTGCTGGGAACCGTGCCGGAGGGGAACTTTACCCACCGGATTATGCTTCCCTTCGGTATGTACAGCACATACATACTTTCTTCCATTAAACCGGCAGGACAGTACACCGTACACGAAACCATCGCCGAGGTAACCGACGAGCGCGGTAAAAAGTACCCGCTTACGATGAGCTTCCGCTGGCCGGTAAAGCGTGCCATCGACTGCTATACCGAACGGCTCAAGCCCTCCGAAACGCTTGTTACCAAAATCCGCACCGTAGATACCTTCTTCCCGGTAGCAAAGGGCGGAACCTACTGTATTCCGGGGCCGTTCGGTGCCGGTAAAACCGTTTTACAGCACGCAACCAGCCGTAACGCAGAGGTTGATATCGTTATCATCGCCGCCTGCGGTGAGCGCGCCGGTGAAGTTGTAGAAACCTTAAAAGAATTCCCTGAATTAACCGACCCCCGCACGGGACGTACCTTGATGGAGCGGACGGTTATCATTTGTAATACATCGTCGATGCCGGTTGCGGCGCGCGAGGCTTCGGTTTATACCGGCGTTACCCTTGCCGAATACTACCGCCAGATGGGGCTTGACGTTCTGCTCCTTGCAGACTCCACCAGCCGCTGGGCACAGGCTTTGCGCGAAATGTCCGGACGCTTGGAGGAAATCCCCGGTGAAGAAGCCTTCCCCGCCTACTTGGAATCCTACATTGCAGCGTTCTATGAGCGCGCCGGTATTGTCCGCTTAAAGGACGGCAGCAAAGGCTCTGTAACGATCGGCGGTACGGTTTCCCCCGCAGGCGGTAACTTTGAAGAGCCGGTTACGCAGGCGACGCTCAAAGTTGTCGGCGCATTCCACGGTCTTTCCCGCGAACGCTCCGATGCCCGTAAATATCCCGCCATCCACCCGCTCGATTCATGGTCAAAATACCCGAGCGTACTCGGCACGGCGCAGGTGGAATACGGCAGAGGAATGCTCCGCCGCGGTACCGAAGTTGAGCAGATGATGAAGGTTGTCGGTGAAGAAGGTACCAGTATGGAAGACTTTATCGTCTACTTGAAGGGCGACTTCCTCGACGCGGTTTATTTACAGCAAAACTCCTTCGATAAGGTTGACGATGCCGTTTCCGTAGAGCGTCAGCGCTATATTTACAAACTGATCCTGCGCATATTGGGCTCTCAGTTCTCCTTTAATACCAAGGATGAAGCCCGCGCATACTTTAACAAGCTGCGCCAGTCCTTTATCGACTATAACTATTCGCCGTGGGAATCGCCGGAATTTAAGAAGCACGAAGCAGCTATTACCGGAGCGCTTTCCGATAAGGCAACAGGGCTTGATGAAAAAGCGGCAAAACTCATAAAAGAAGCGGAGGCACATCATGAAGAAAGTGTACAGTAA
- a CDS encoding potassium/proton antiporter yields MILFISFLIILAMLSTKISDKFGLPLLIGFILIGVLVGGDVLNLFYFDNALLTKKIADILLIFIIFDGGFCITKETFQRVAGPSMTLATLGVALTSVTLGFLIHFILKLELTYSMLISSIISSTDAAGVFMITKSNPIKDKLAATLNVESAANDPMAILLTLTFVHIATGAFKSPALAVAELIWQFVGGIIIGYFAFQISIWLFNRLQSDNRGNYNVLILGCVLLGYGAAELCQANGIIAVFFMGYWIGNTAFPAKRSVGNFLESISTIFNITLFIMLGLLSFPHHFVHIWKEALIIVGIMMFVARPLAVLVSTFPFQYTRKEKFFLMWGGIKGAVPIVLATYPLANGLDKDGFIFNSIFFAVFLSCIIQGTTLAPLARLLKFTDPKKPESLYSVELYSLKASDIDIFDIYIEDHSGSIGQKISALHLDKDTLISSIVRGGKIIFPKGDTVIQKDDILYVLAHSAKIKEITDKLNEPAQ; encoded by the coding sequence ATGATTCTGTTTATCTCGTTTCTTATCATTTTGGCAATGCTGTCGACCAAAATCAGCGATAAATTCGGGTTGCCGCTCCTTATCGGTTTTATTCTTATCGGTGTTCTTGTTGGCGGTGATGTCTTAAATTTATTCTATTTTGATAATGCCCTTTTAACAAAAAAAATTGCTGATATCCTGCTGATCTTTATTATTTTTGACGGCGGATTTTGCATTACAAAGGAGACGTTTCAAAGAGTTGCCGGCCCGTCGATGACGCTTGCAACCCTCGGTGTTGCACTTACTTCCGTGACGCTTGGATTTTTAATTCACTTTATCCTTAAACTAGAGTTAACCTATTCGATGCTGATTTCTTCTATTATTTCTTCTACCGATGCCGCTGGTGTTTTTATGATTACCAAGTCCAATCCGATTAAGGATAAGCTTGCCGCAACGCTCAATGTTGAATCCGCTGCGAACGACCCAATGGCGATTTTGCTTACCCTCACCTTTGTGCATATTGCAACAGGGGCTTTTAAGTCCCCAGCCTTGGCGGTAGCAGAGCTTATTTGGCAATTTGTCGGCGGTATCATTATCGGCTACTTTGCTTTTCAAATTTCGATATGGCTGTTTAACCGGCTGCAGTCGGATAACAGAGGAAACTATAATGTGCTGATACTGGGATGTGTGCTGCTTGGATACGGCGCGGCGGAGCTCTGTCAAGCAAACGGGATTATCGCAGTGTTCTTTATGGGTTACTGGATCGGTAACACCGCTTTTCCTGCAAAGCGCAGCGTCGGAAATTTTCTCGAAAGCATTTCTACAATCTTTAATATCACACTTTTTATTATGCTGGGGCTTTTGTCATTCCCACACCATTTTGTTCATATCTGGAAAGAAGCGCTCATTATTGTCGGTATTATGATGTTTGTCGCCCGACCGCTTGCGGTATTGGTTTCCACGTTTCCGTTTCAATATACACGGAAGGAAAAGTTTTTTTTAATGTGGGGCGGCATCAAAGGTGCGGTTCCGATTGTTCTTGCAACCTATCCCCTTGCAAACGGGTTGGATAAGGACGGCTTTATTTTTAACTCTATCTTTTTTGCCGTTTTTCTTTCCTGCATTATTCAGGGAACCACGCTTGCTCCGCTTGCTCGACTGCTTAAATTTACCGACCCTAAAAAACCGGAATCGCTGTATTCGGTTGAGCTGTATTCGCTGAAAGCAAGCGATATCGATATCTTCGATATTTATATTGAAGATCATTCCGGCAGCATCGGTCAAAAAATCAGTGCGCTTCACCTTGATAAAGATACGCTTATCAGTTCAATCGTACGGGGAGGAAAAATCATCTTTCCTAAGGGCGATACCGTTATTCAAAAAGACGATATATTGTACGTACTTGCCCACTCGGCAAAAATAAAGGAAATTACGGATAAACTTAACGAACCGGCTCAATAA
- a CDS encoding V-type ATP synthase subunit D — translation MAIKLTKNELKNQKESLKMFQRYLPTLQLKKQQLQTEIRTIEMHAKEVRLNRDALHKEFEQWIAVFGEAGVFTPEILKVKEVRTSTGNIAGVSIPVFSGADFERSSYDLFTTPLWLDIACDRMERVLSLDLEAQILDEQVARLNNELRTTTQRVNLFEKVKIPETKRNIKKISVYLGDQQVAAVVRGKISKKNLEKNAPAEEVTA, via the coding sequence ATGGCTATTAAACTGACAAAAAACGAGCTGAAAAATCAAAAAGAATCGCTTAAGATGTTCCAGCGGTACTTGCCGACGCTTCAGCTTAAAAAACAGCAGCTGCAAACCGAAATCCGCACGATTGAGATGCATGCAAAAGAGGTTCGGCTGAACCGCGATGCGCTGCACAAGGAGTTTGAGCAGTGGATTGCCGTCTTCGGTGAAGCGGGAGTCTTTACGCCTGAAATCCTCAAGGTGAAAGAAGTGCGTACCTCGACGGGAAATATTGCCGGTGTTTCGATACCGGTATTTTCCGGGGCGGACTTTGAACGCAGCAGCTACGATCTTTTTACAACGCCGCTCTGGCTCGACATTGCTTGCGACCGGATGGAGCGGGTTTTATCGCTCGACCTTGAAGCCCAAATCCTTGACGAACAGGTGGCGCGCCTCAACAACGAACTGCGAACCACAACGCAGCGTGTCAACTTGTTTGAAAAGGTAAAGATACCGGAAACAAAGCGGAACATCAAAAAGATTTCCGTGTATCTGGGAGATCAGCAGGTAGCGGCGGTTGTGCGCGGCAAGATTTCCAAGAAAAACTTGGAAAAGAACGCTCCTGCTGAGGAGGTAACGGCATGA
- the dxs gene encoding 1-deoxy-D-xylulose-5-phosphate synthase, with translation MNKNVLLSIREPKDLQSLSREELRILAQEMRSIILETVGANGGHLASNLGVIELTIALHRVFSSPKDAIIWDVGHQSYPHKLLTGRYYNFPTLRLKDGLAGFPKREESPHDAFNTGHASTSISAAEGILTGRQLRRQDGKVIAVIGDGALSGGMAFEALLNVTPQTKNLVVILNDNKMSISPNIRAISEYLSRLTVRKGYQQFKYVFDTAVGKIPFVGKRINFLIHRLKRGAKGIFYRNNLFTDLGFEYVGPLNGHNEKELEKVFRNVKNIEAPVLIHVETKKGKGYPLAENNPSAFHGIGPFNIADGKIEKAHTNSFTEAFSRIITEEAAKRKDIVAITAAMAQGTGLQQFQQQYPERFFDVGIAEQHAVTFAAGLAAAGLRPIAAIYSTFLQRAVDQIIHDVALQKLPVIFAIDRAGAVPYDGETHQGFYDICFLRSIPNMTVLAPASAAEMQEMFRLALQLEAPVAIRYPKNTCAPECPAFSLPMETGRGVFVTESEDSGLLLVCTGGMFPETTEAAELLRRKNISADIYNLRFLKPIDEAFFLEQAKKYHSILFIEDGAYIGGVGHYLEALIHKQRLDIKTAVRAFPDTVFIQGSRQDILECAGLTGEQLAKAASALCR, from the coding sequence ATGAATAAAAACGTACTCTTATCAATACGGGAACCGAAAGACCTGCAGTCTCTCTCTCGAGAGGAGCTTCGTATATTAGCTCAGGAAATGCGCAGCATTATTTTGGAAACGGTAGGCGCAAACGGCGGTCATCTTGCCAGTAATCTCGGCGTTATAGAATTGACAATCGCGCTGCATCGGGTGTTTTCAAGTCCTAAAGACGCAATCATCTGGGATGTAGGGCATCAATCCTATCCGCATAAACTTTTAACCGGACGGTATTATAATTTTCCGACACTCCGTTTAAAGGATGGGCTTGCAGGATTCCCCAAACGGGAAGAAAGCCCGCACGATGCATTCAATACCGGACATGCTTCTACCTCAATTTCGGCGGCTGAAGGGATTTTAACCGGACGGCAACTACGGCGCCAAGACGGAAAGGTTATTGCCGTTATCGGTGACGGAGCGCTAAGCGGAGGAATGGCCTTTGAAGCGCTTTTAAACGTTACGCCTCAAACTAAAAATCTGGTTGTTATCCTCAACGACAATAAAATGTCCATTTCGCCGAATATACGGGCAATTTCCGAATATCTCAGCCGTTTAACCGTGCGGAAAGGATACCAGCAGTTTAAGTATGTCTTTGACACCGCTGTCGGTAAAATTCCGTTTGTAGGCAAGCGAATCAATTTTTTAATTCATCGGCTAAAACGGGGCGCCAAAGGAATTTTTTATAGAAACAACCTTTTTACTGACCTCGGCTTTGAATATGTCGGTCCCTTAAACGGGCACAACGAAAAAGAACTTGAAAAGGTATTCCGAAACGTTAAAAACATTGAGGCGCCGGTGCTCATTCACGTTGAAACCAAAAAAGGCAAGGGATATCCGCTTGCGGAAAACAACCCTTCCGCTTTCCACGGTATCGGGCCGTTTAATATTGCCGACGGAAAGATAGAAAAGGCTCATACCAATTCTTTTACGGAAGCATTTTCCCGGATTATCACCGAGGAAGCGGCAAAGCGGAAGGATATTGTAGCGATTACCGCTGCAATGGCGCAGGGAACAGGGCTTCAACAGTTCCAGCAGCAGTATCCCGAGCGCTTTTTTGACGTTGGTATCGCCGAACAGCATGCGGTAACCTTTGCCGCAGGGCTGGCCGCGGCCGGTTTACGGCCTATCGCAGCTATTTACAGTACGTTTTTGCAGCGGGCTGTGGATCAAATCATCCATGACGTTGCGCTGCAAAAACTGCCGGTTATCTTTGCGATAGACCGTGCGGGAGCGGTTCCCTATGACGGCGAAACCCATCAAGGTTTTTATGACATCTGCTTTTTGCGCAGTATCCCCAATATGACGGTGCTCGCTCCTGCGTCGGCAGCGGAAATGCAGGAAATGTTCCGGTTAGCCTTGCAGTTGGAAGCTCCTGTTGCAATACGCTATCCTAAGAATACTTGTGCGCCTGAATGCCCCGCATTTTCGCTGCCGATGGAAACCGGCCGCGGCGTGTTCGTAACAGAATCGGAAGACAGCGGCTTACTGTTGGTATGTACAGGAGGCATGTTCCCCGAAACAACTGAAGCGGCAGAGCTGCTCCGGCGGAAAAACATCTCCGCCGATATTTACAATCTCCGCTTTTTAAAACCCATCGACGAAGCATTCTTTTTGGAACAGGCAAAAAAATATCATTCCATTCTCTTTATCGAAGACGGCGCGTATATCGGCGGCGTAGGCCACTACCTTGAAGCGCTGATACACAAACAACGTTTAGATATAAAAACGGCAGTACGTGCCTTCCCCGATACGGTTTTTATACAAGGTTCACGGCAAGATATTCTTGAATGCGCAGGATTGACCGGTGAGCAGCTTGCCAAAGCCGCATCGGCTCTCTGCCGTTAA
- a CDS encoding aldose epimerase family protein, with amino-acid sequence MEVKKERFGMLSSGDAVSIFTVSNGTMSFSAIDYGCCITAILLPAAKGGYDDIVLGYSTLEGYIRNKPHFGSIVGRCAGRISNARFSIEEKCYTLTRNNGGKHCLHGGYPLYDKQLWQAEPISGNDEAGIRFSRISPDGEQGFPGEVQLTVSYTLNKNNTITLRYEAHTTKTTPINLTNHTYFNLNPAGMEADGGYISALNHQVQLLASRYAEVDALLIPTGKLVSVEGTPFDFRTPKLLPQDFAQLKNGYDDTWLLDADGADDVPLTAVVTEPVTGRALRIYSTQPAITMYTANFLNGEQGKNGDVYNKHSGVCFETQHIPDSPNRPEFPSVWVHPGEVYRHETQWRFTV; translated from the coding sequence ATGGAAGTAAAGAAAGAGCGGTTCGGGATGCTGTCATCGGGAGATGCGGTATCGATTTTTACGGTTTCTAATGGCACAATGTCGTTTTCGGCAATCGATTACGGCTGCTGTATTACCGCGATTTTATTACCCGCAGCAAAGGGCGGATATGACGATATCGTGCTGGGTTATTCAACGCTCGAAGGATATATCCGCAATAAACCTCATTTCGGTTCTATTGTCGGACGATGTGCAGGCAGGATTTCAAATGCCCGCTTTTCTATAGAAGAAAAATGCTATACACTGACCCGCAATAACGGCGGAAAGCATTGTTTGCACGGCGGTTATCCCCTGTATGACAAGCAGCTGTGGCAAGCGGAACCTATTTCCGGCAACGATGAGGCGGGTATCCGTTTTTCCCGAATAAGTCCTGACGGAGAACAAGGTTTTCCCGGAGAAGTCCAACTTACCGTTTCGTATACCCTCAACAAAAACAATACTATCACGCTTCGGTACGAAGCTCATACAACAAAGACAACACCAATCAATCTGACAAACCATACCTATTTTAATCTCAATCCTGCCGGAATGGAGGCAGATGGCGGTTATATTTCGGCGCTTAATCATCAGGTACAGCTTTTGGCAAGCCGCTATGCAGAAGTTGACGCTTTGCTTATACCGACAGGCAAGTTGGTGTCGGTAGAAGGGACGCCGTTCGATTTCCGTACGCCGAAGCTGTTACCGCAGGATTTTGCTCAATTGAAAAACGGCTATGACGATACATGGCTGCTTGATGCGGATGGTGCGGACGATGTTCCGCTTACTGCGGTTGTAACTGAGCCGGTAACAGGCAGGGCGCTGCGTATTTATTCAACACAGCCGGCAATTACGATGTATACCGCAAACTTTTTAAACGGAGAGCAAGGAAAGAACGGCGATGTGTACAACAAGCACTCCGGCGTGTGCTTTGAAACTCAGCATATACCGGATTCGCCCAATCGTCCTGAGTTCCCTTCCGTATGGGTTCATCCCGGCGAAGTATATCGGCACGAAACGCAGTGGCGCTTTACAGTTTAG
- a CDS encoding V-type ATP synthase subunit B, which produces MKKVYSKIESINGSVITVKAEDVSYGELAQVQTSFGTSLAQVNKLDRGLVSLQVFAGGRGVSTGDEVRFLGREMQVSFSDDLLGRIFNGSGEPRDQGPMLKDNMVEIGGPSVNPSKRIMAKRMIRTGIPMIDVFNTLVVSQKLPIFSSSGEPYNELLARIAMQAEVDVIVLGGMGLKYDDYLYFKDTLEEAGALSRTVMFVHTAADPTVECLMIPDMCLAVAEQFALKGKDVLVLLTDMTNFADAMKEIAIIQEQVPSNRGYPGDLYSQLAARYEKAVDFDDAGSVTVLAVTTMPGDDVTHPVPDNTGYITEGQFYLKHGRIEPFGSLSRLKQNVNGKTREDHRALMDNMIKLYASYKDTLEKKSMGFMMSEWDGKLLKYGELFEARMMDLSVNIPLEEALDNGWKILSSCFTPEETGIKSDLIKTFWPKDAQNNPSAD; this is translated from the coding sequence ATGAAGAAAGTGTACAGTAAGATTGAATCCATTAACGGTTCGGTTATAACCGTCAAGGCTGAAGATGTGTCCTACGGTGAGCTTGCGCAGGTTCAGACAAGCTTTGGCACCTCGCTCGCGCAGGTCAATAAGCTGGATAGAGGGCTTGTTTCGTTGCAGGTATTTGCAGGCGGACGCGGTGTTTCCACCGGTGATGAAGTACGCTTCCTCGGTCGGGAAATGCAGGTAAGCTTTTCCGATGACTTACTCGGACGTATCTTTAACGGTTCAGGTGAGCCGCGCGACCAAGGCCCGATGCTCAAGGACAATATGGTAGAAATCGGCGGCCCGTCCGTAAACCCGTCCAAGCGTATTATGGCGAAGCGCATGATCAGAACTGGTATTCCGATGATCGACGTATTCAACACCCTCGTGGTTTCCCAGAAGCTGCCGATTTTCTCAAGCTCCGGTGAACCCTACAACGAACTGCTCGCACGTATTGCAATGCAGGCTGAGGTTGATGTCATCGTACTCGGCGGCATGGGGCTTAAATACGACGACTATCTCTACTTTAAGGACACGCTGGAAGAAGCGGGCGCACTGAGCCGCACGGTAATGTTCGTGCACACCGCCGCCGATCCGACGGTAGAGTGCTTGATGATCCCCGATATGTGTCTTGCGGTCGCCGAACAGTTTGCACTCAAAGGCAAGGACGTACTGGTGCTTTTAACCGATATGACCAACTTTGCCGATGCGATGAAGGAAATCGCCATTATACAGGAGCAGGTTCCGTCCAACCGCGGTTATCCCGGCGACCTGTACAGCCAGCTTGCCGCCCGCTACGAAAAGGCGGTTGACTTTGACGACGCAGGTTCGGTTACCGTTCTTGCCGTTACCACCATGCCCGGCGACGACGTAACGCACCCCGTTCCCGATAACACCGGATATATCACCGAAGGTCAGTTCTATCTTAAACACGGACGCATCGAACCGTTCGGAAGTCTTTCCCGTCTCAAGCAGAACGTCAACGGCAAGACCCGCGAAGATCACCGTGCGCTTATGGACAACATGATCAAGCTCTATGCGTCCTACAAGGACACGCTTGAGAAAAAGTCGATGGGCTTTATGATGAGCGAATGGGACGGCAAGCTGCTGAAATACGGCGAGCTGTTTGAAGCCCGGATGATGGACTTGTCGGTGAACATTCCGCTTGAGGAAGCGCTCGATAACGGATGGAAGATTCTTTCGTCCTGCTTTACTCCTGAGGAAACCGGTATTAAGTCCGATTTGATCAAAACCTTCTGGCCCAAGGATGCGCAGAACAATCCCTCCGCGGATTAA